From Gammaproteobacteria bacterium, a single genomic window includes:
- a CDS encoding 2OG-Fe(II) oxygenase, producing the protein MISGLVRGDRMPDFQRPNPAGDTVMLYDLQKGQPMLLLVFEDATAPDTRAALDVLARDSADSAPTRVAMIRGTPAQCAAFAKGSADGVTLLADDGAVALHLLGAEAPGSRLITGFALDPNLRVIERIEHRAGGNLGDFLRRLHAACGPDASLAPQIINQQAPALFVPRVMDPAMCAELIAYFEQQGGQPSGTAYIEGDKAYWRQDPSVKLRRDVYIKEGPWLERIKEVVARRVLPEIQRCCHYRVTQHEVFKLVCYDAQTGGYFRPHRDNESRDTQHRRFAMTLHLNTGDYHGGQLRFPEFSSHLYESARGDAIVFSSSLLHEVVPVTAGKRYVLLGFFFGDDQTIQPIKYV; encoded by the coding sequence ATGATTTCGGGTTTGGTGCGCGGCGACCGTATGCCGGATTTCCAGCGCCCGAATCCGGCCGGCGACACCGTGATGCTGTACGACCTGCAAAAAGGCCAGCCGATGTTGCTCCTGGTATTCGAGGATGCTACGGCGCCGGATACGCGCGCGGCGTTGGATGTGCTGGCGCGCGATTCAGCCGACAGCGCCCCGACCCGCGTGGCCATGATACGCGGCACTCCAGCGCAATGTGCGGCCTTTGCAAAAGGCAGCGCCGACGGCGTAACGCTGCTGGCAGACGATGGTGCCGTCGCCTTGCATCTGCTCGGAGCCGAAGCGCCGGGATCCCGGTTGATCACCGGATTTGCACTGGATCCCAACTTGCGTGTCATTGAACGCATTGAACATCGGGCCGGTGGCAATCTCGGGGATTTCCTGCGCCGGTTGCACGCCGCATGCGGACCAGATGCATCACTCGCGCCGCAAATCATCAATCAGCAGGCACCGGCGCTGTTTGTCCCGCGCGTAATGGATCCCGCTATGTGTGCCGAGCTGATCGCGTACTTCGAGCAACAGGGCGGTCAGCCGTCCGGCACAGCCTATATAGAAGGTGACAAGGCTTATTGGCGTCAGGATCCGTCGGTAAAGCTACGCCGCGATGTGTATATCAAGGAAGGCCCATGGCTGGAACGCATCAAGGAAGTGGTAGCGCGCCGGGTGCTGCCGGAAATCCAGCGCTGCTGCCATTACCGCGTGACACAACACGAGGTGTTCAAGCTGGTGTGCTACGACGCGCAGACTGGCGGCTATTTCCGGCCACATCGCGACAACGAATCTCGCGACACCCAGCACCGGCGCTTCGCCATGACACTGCACCTCAACACCGGCGACTACCATGGCGGCCAATTACGGTTTCCGGAATTCAGTTCCCATCTTTACGAATCGGCACGTGGGGACGCAATCGTATTTTCCTCGTCGCTGCTGCACGAGGTCGTGCCGGTCACTGCCGGCAAGCGTTACGTGCTGCTGGGTTTCTTCTTCGGCGACGATCAAACCATACAGCCGATCAAGTACGTTTGA
- a CDS encoding arginine deiminase-related protein, translating to MPSIKESQIAPAVLMIRPARFGVNAETAPSNAFQRNDVEVNDPQALALQEFDVLVSSLQKQGVSVEVFDDTPEPWTPDAVFPGNWVSFHADGSVVLYPLLAPNRRWERRLDIIEELQTQRGYKVQRIEDLTGAELEGRFLEGTGSLVLDREHHVAYACLSPRTDIKMLREWAGKFEYETVEFHAVDKHSKAVYHTDVMMCIGDRFALLCLASIRSVKERRHIQRRLEETDHEIIPITAQQMLDFAGNALQLGTRQGGSVLAMSMRAERSLTPTQRLSMEKYTRIVSSPVNIIETCAGGSVRCMLAEIFLPRTGASDRA from the coding sequence ATGCCCAGCATCAAGGAATCACAGATTGCCCCGGCCGTACTCATGATCCGGCCCGCGCGTTTTGGCGTGAACGCTGAAACCGCGCCGTCCAATGCGTTCCAGCGTAACGACGTGGAAGTCAACGACCCGCAAGCTCTGGCGCTCCAGGAGTTTGATGTACTGGTATCCAGCTTGCAAAAGCAGGGCGTAAGTGTGGAGGTTTTTGATGACACGCCTGAACCGTGGACGCCGGATGCAGTGTTTCCCGGAAACTGGGTGAGCTTTCACGCGGACGGCAGTGTGGTCCTGTATCCACTGCTCGCGCCGAATCGGCGTTGGGAGCGACGCCTGGATATTATCGAGGAATTGCAGACCCAGCGAGGCTACAAGGTGCAACGCATCGAGGATCTGACCGGCGCTGAATTGGAGGGCCGTTTTCTCGAAGGCACGGGCAGTCTGGTTCTCGATCGCGAGCATCATGTGGCGTACGCGTGCCTGTCCCCGCGTACCGATATCAAGATGCTGCGAGAATGGGCCGGCAAGTTCGAATATGAAACGGTCGAATTTCATGCGGTAGACAAGCACAGCAAAGCTGTGTACCACACGGATGTGATGATGTGCATCGGCGATCGCTTTGCCCTGCTGTGCCTGGCGAGCATTCGCTCCGTCAAGGAACGCCGGCACATACAACGGCGTCTCGAGGAAACCGATCATGAGATCATCCCGATCACCGCACAGCAGATGTTGGATTTTGCCGGCAACGCGCTGCAACTCGGTACTCGCCAGGGCGGCAGTGTGCTGGCGATGTCCATGCGCGCCGAGCGCAGTCTCACGCCCACGCAGCGTCTGAGCATGGAAAAGTACACGCGCATCGTGTCCAGTCCGGTGAATATCATCGAAACCTGCGCCGGCGGCAGCGTGCGGTGCATGTTGGCGGAAATTTTCCTCCCGCGTACCGGTGCCAGTGACCGCGCATGA
- a CDS encoding PaaI family thioesterase, producing MTAQALQDAYAPASTCFGCGPANPQGLHIKSFVRGDEVAAEWMPQPHHEAFPGALNGGIIGTLLDCHCNWTAAWHLMRQAHADQPPCTVTADYAITLKRPTPSSGPVQLRARVVQAGEDRAVVEGELHAGGKLCATCRGTFVAVKPGHPAYHRW from the coding sequence ATGACGGCCCAGGCGCTGCAGGATGCCTACGCACCCGCCAGCACGTGCTTCGGTTGCGGTCCGGCCAATCCACAGGGTCTGCATATCAAGAGTTTCGTCCGCGGTGACGAGGTGGCAGCCGAATGGATGCCGCAACCACATCACGAGGCGTTTCCGGGCGCGCTGAATGGCGGCATCATCGGCACACTGCTGGATTGCCATTGCAACTGGACAGCCGCCTGGCACCTCATGCGCCAGGCACACGCCGATCAACCGCCTTGCACGGTGACCGCCGATTACGCCATTACGCTCAAACGCCCAACGCCTTCCAGTGGCCCGGTGCAACTGCGGGCACGCGTGGTGCAAGCCGGCGAGGATCGCGCTGTCGTCGAAGGTGAATTGCACGCCGGCGGCAAACTCTGCGCCACTTGCCGCGGCACCTTTGTGGCGGTCAAGCCGGGTCATCCCGCGTACCACAGATGGTAG
- a CDS encoding penicillin acylase family protein — translation MNKIALIACALTLMTACPVRQAAAANTAQQIARWHQQAQAVTIYRDNWGIPHVYGKTNADAVFGMEYAQAEDDFNRVEMNYIGALGWLAKYQGVAAIYQDLRRQLFMDPVALQAEYRECPVWLRQLMQAAADGLNFYLIYTSQGASQSHHAL, via the coding sequence ATGAACAAAATTGCCCTGATCGCTTGTGCTTTGACGCTAATGACTGCGTGTCCCGTGCGGCAGGCCGCGGCCGCGAATACTGCGCAGCAAATCGCGCGCTGGCACCAGCAGGCGCAGGCGGTCACGATCTATCGGGATAACTGGGGCATTCCGCACGTGTACGGCAAGACCAACGCGGATGCCGTCTTCGGCATGGAGTACGCGCAAGCGGAAGACGATTTCAACCGCGTGGAGATGAATTACATCGGTGCGCTTGGATGGCTGGCAAAATACCAGGGCGTCGCGGCAATATACCAGGACTTGCGCCGGCAGCTTTTCATGGACCCCGTGGCGCTACAGGCCGAATACCGGGAATGTCCGGTGTGGCTGCGGCAACTGATGCAGGCCGCGGCAGATGGCTTGAATTTCTACTTAATATACACATCCCAAGGTGCATCCCAAAGTCATCATGCACTTTGA
- a CDS encoding penicillin acylase family protein, translating to MHFEPWMELAFTEGSIGGDIEQGVNVAALQAFYGHSMAAPAQAVAWNPPRFQPTGSNGIAISASITHDHHALLLINPHVSFYFRYELQMASNQGLDAYGAVTWGQFFVYQGFNAYDGWMHTSSHALNISHFLETVSEHGGHYFYKYGAQWLPVKTRDITIDYRGADGMAHKTFSAYYTQHGPVIARVGDHWLTVNLMQRHIPALIQDWERMTTTGYTSFRKTMQLHTNSSNNTIFDDRDGNIAYWHSDWIPKRSDEFNWAEPVDGSNPATAFHGLLTLAGTPHLLNPKTGWLYNSNNWPWSAAGPDSPKRQDFPAYVDGNTEESPRGYHALRLLSGSRDWSAAKLERAAYDSYLPPFAKMIPILLRDYAALPAADPLKAKLAGPIRVLRDWDYRWGANSVATSLAVFWGSGLFQQLRSDPRAAHMWPADYVEKFATPADLLQTLARTVDKLNEDFGTWQTPWGDINRFQRIDDSIQPHFDDSKPSMPVPFTSSLWGSLAAFNARPYPNTKKWYGDDGNSFVCLVEFGPTVHAWAIKVGGESGNPASAHFTDQAARYAQGDLREVYYYKSQLDGHIERQYHPGN from the coding sequence ATGCACTTTGAACCATGGATGGAATTGGCTTTCACCGAAGGCAGCATCGGCGGGGATATCGAACAGGGTGTGAACGTTGCAGCGCTGCAGGCCTTCTACGGCCACAGCATGGCGGCGCCGGCGCAAGCCGTGGCCTGGAACCCACCAAGATTCCAGCCCACCGGATCCAACGGCATAGCCATTTCAGCATCCATTACACACGATCACCATGCGTTGTTGCTGATTAATCCGCATGTGAGCTTTTACTTCCGTTACGAATTGCAGATGGCGAGCAACCAGGGCCTGGACGCCTATGGCGCGGTGACCTGGGGGCAATTCTTCGTTTATCAGGGGTTCAACGCGTACGACGGCTGGATGCACACTTCGAGTCACGCCCTGAATATTTCCCACTTTCTCGAGACCGTGAGCGAGCATGGCGGCCATTACTTCTACAAGTATGGCGCGCAGTGGCTGCCGGTGAAAACCCGCGACATAACCATTGATTACCGCGGTGCCGATGGCATGGCGCACAAGACGTTTAGCGCCTATTACACGCAACACGGGCCGGTGATCGCCCGGGTCGGCGACCATTGGCTCACGGTCAATCTTATGCAGCGGCACATTCCGGCGCTGATTCAGGATTGGGAGCGCATGACCACGACCGGCTACACGTCGTTCCGCAAGACCATGCAGCTGCACACAAATTCATCCAACAACACTATTTTTGACGACCGCGACGGCAACATTGCCTACTGGCACTCGGATTGGATCCCGAAGCGCAGCGACGAATTCAACTGGGCCGAACCCGTGGACGGCAGCAATCCCGCGACCGCATTCCACGGTCTGCTCACGCTGGCCGGGACTCCGCACCTGCTGAATCCCAAGACCGGCTGGCTGTACAACTCGAACAACTGGCCGTGGTCGGCCGCCGGTCCGGACAGCCCGAAGCGTCAGGATTTCCCGGCTTATGTGGACGGCAACACCGAGGAATCCCCGCGCGGCTATCACGCGCTCAGACTGCTGAGCGGTTCCCGGGACTGGAGCGCGGCGAAACTTGAGCGCGCAGCCTACGACAGTTATTTGCCGCCGTTCGCCAAGATGATTCCGATTCTCCTCAGGGACTACGCGGCTTTGCCGGCCGCGGATCCGCTCAAGGCCAAACTCGCTGGGCCGATCCGGGTGTTGCGCGACTGGGATTATCGCTGGGGCGCCAATTCGGTGGCGACTTCGCTCGCGGTGTTCTGGGGTAGCGGCCTGTTTCAGCAGTTGCGCTCTGATCCGCGCGCCGCGCACATGTGGCCGGCCGATTACGTGGAGAAATTCGCAACCCCGGCAGACCTGTTGCAAACGCTCGCCCGGACGGTGGACAAACTCAACGAAGATTTCGGGACCTGGCAGACTCCCTGGGGGGACATCAACCGTTTCCAGCGCATTGACGACAGCATCCAACCACACTTCGACGATTCCAAGCCCAGCATGCCGGTGCCGTTTACCTCGTCACTCTGGGGATCATTGGCGGCTTTCAACGCGCGGCCGTACCCGAACACCAAAAAATGGTATGGCGACGACGGCAACAGTTTCGTATGCCTTGTGGAGTTTGGCCCGACCGTGCACGCCTGGGCGATCAAAGTGGGCGGCGAAAGCGGCAATCCGGCCTCTGCGCACTTCACGGATCAGGCGGCCCGTTACGCGCAGGGCGATCTGCGTGAGGTGTATTACTACAAATCCCAGTTGGACGGCCACATTGAGCGGCAATACCACCCCGGGAACTGA